The DNA window GTGTGACACCACCTCCACGAACCGCTCGAGGCGCTCGCGGCGGCGCTCGGCCTCGCGTATCGCGCGGGTCGACTCCACCGCGGTCGCGACGCGGTGGGCCAGGATCGCGTCGCCGTCGGTCGTCGGGTCCCGGCGGACGTAGTCCGTGACGCCCGCCGAGAGCGCCTCGGAGGCGGAAAGCGTCTCGGTGGCGGAGCGGGCCTCGGCGGCGGAGAGTGCCTCGGAGGACGAGTCGTCGTCGCTCCCGGCGTCGGCGTAGACGACGAACGGGAGATCCGGGTCGTGTGCGCGAACGCGGTCGAGGAGCTCCAGCGCGTCGACGCGGTCCGCCCCGCCGGTCGCCGCGTCGCCCGCGTGGAGCGCGGCGGCGACGACGCAGTCGTAGCCTCCGGCGACGATCCGATCGAACGCCTCGTCGGCGTCCGCCGTGGGGTCGACGTCGAGCCGGTCGTCCGCCCGTTCGAGCGCGGCCGCGACGCGCTCCGCGGTACCGGGGTCCGATCCGACGAGGAGGACGTCCATCGGCGGGTCTGTCGTCGCCATGCGTTCCACTCTCGATCGGATATCTCGGGCATCCGGTGTATATGTGTCCCCCGCGACGGCGTGCGTCGCCGCATCGGGGCCGCGTCGGGGCCGCCTCCTCGCCGGCCGACGCGTCCAGGGCGGTCGACGAGCGACCCCCGTCCGCCGACGCTATCGCTCGTCGATCGCCGCCCGGACCGACGTCCGGTAGCGTCCGGCGAGTTCGCGGACGACGAGGCGGTCGCGGGGGTCGACACCGACGGCACGGAGGACGAGCAGGTAGGCGGCGACCCCGACCGGGACGCCGACCGCGACGCCCGCGATCCCGGTGACCGCGACCCGGATCGTCAGCATGACGCCGACCATGACCGCCCCCGCCGACAGCGGCGCGAGGAACGTCCGGTCGAACGGCCACAGCCCCTCGAACCGGCGGAGCAGCAGGACCTGCGCCCCGTTCTGGACGGCGATGGCGACGGAGGTGCCGAGCGCGGCCCCCACGAGCCCGTACCGGAGAACGAACGCGTACGTCAGCCCGACGTTGAGCGCCGCGAGCAGCCAGTCGAGCGCCATCCGGGCGTACTGGTGGTCCGTCATCATGAGGAGCCAGCCCGTCGCGCCGACGGCGCTGCCGACGAACACCCCGCCGAGGTAGACCACGAGCGGGAGATGACCTCTGAGGTACGTCTCCCCGAACAGCGCGAGCAGGGGCTCGCCGAACACGCCGAGGGTCGCGATGACCGGCAGGACCGTGGTGACGATGAGCCGGGTCACGGAGGCGTACACCGCGTTGAGCGTCCCCGTCCGGTCGTCCGCGTACAGCTCCGAGGCCACCGGCGGGAGCAGTTGGTTGAACGAGAGGAGGGGGATCCACGCGATCGAGACGAACACGAGGACGACGTTGTACACCCCGGCGGCGACCGCGGTGAGGAGCGCCCCGACGAGCAGCACGTCGATCCGGTTCTGAAACACCTTGCCGAGGCTGCTCATCGCGACCGGCGCGGCGTGGTCGTAGAAGCGGCGGGCCTCCCGGCGCGCGCCGCGGAGGGTGGGCGTGATCCCCGTGGCGCGCACCGAGACGGGGACGCCGACGGCGACGAGGAGCGCCGTGGCCGCCACGATCGCCCCGGCGACGCCGACGACGGAGGACCCGAGCGCCAGCGCGACGGCCGCGCCGACGAGCCGGACCGCCGGCCGGCACAGTTTGTTGAAGAGGACCTCGCCGCGCGCGGAGCCGATCGCCCGGAAGACCGCGCCGGTGACGGTGACGAGCCCCATCAGCCCGACGAGGACGCCGAAGAGCCGCATCGTCGGCGGGAAGGCCGGGTCGGCCACGGTGAGGTCGTTCACCCGCGGCGCGGCGATCCAGACGGCGAGCGCGAGCGCGGCCCCCGCGGCCGCCGTCGTCGCGTACGCGAGTCCGACCACCCGCGACCGGCGGCCGGGGTCCTCCTCGCCCGGAACGAACCGCTGGAGCGCCGGCACGCTCCCGACGGGGACGATCCGGGCGAGCACCTGGGCGATCCGCCACGCGAGCGCGTACACGCCGTAGGTCGCCGGCCCCAGCCCGCGGGCGAGGACGAACTCCGTCGCGGTCATGAGCCCGCGCTGTGCGGAGAAGGCCCCGCTCGTGACGACGGCTCCGCCGGCGATCGTCACCAGCGCGTCGCGCTCGTCGTCGGGGATCTCCTCGGTCGTCTCCGGCGTCGACTCGGTACCCACGGTGGCTCGTCCGACCGAAGCGTCGTCCGTGGATTAAGCGGTTCGTTCCCGGGATCCGGCGAGCCGTGCCGGTTCGTGCGGGTAGCTACCCGAAGTTCTCGACTTTCGCGCCGTCGGGATCGCCGCCGCCGGCCTCGATCGCCGCCAGGGCGTCGTCGACGAACTCCGCGAAGCCGTAGACGAAGACGCCCTCGTCGGCCGCGCCGGTCAGCGCGTCCGCGACGGGCCCCGTCAGGTCGTCGTCGCCGCCGATCACCGCGATCGACGCGCCCCGCTCGCGGAGGTCGTCGAGGCGGGCCTCGTGAGCGGGGTCGTCGTCGCGGTAGACGACCGCGGCCTTCCCGCCGTCGTCGAGCGCGCGCCGGGCGATGGCGACGGCCGGGCCGACGCCGGGGCCGCCGGCGAGGACGACGACGCGCCCCTCGCCGTCGTAGTGCTGGTCGCCGAAGGGTCCGGTGAGCGACATCTCGACGCCCGGCTCGATGTCGGCGAGAAAGCGGGAGAACTCCCCGCCCTCCTCGAGGTCGATCCCGACGGTGACCTCGAAGGTCTCCTCCGTGGTGGGCGAGGAGAGCGTGTAGAACCGCGCGACGGACTCGCCGTCGATCTCCGTCCCCAGCTTCACGAACTGGCCGGGCTCGGCGCTGAAGCCCCCGGGCGTGTCGAACCGGATCGCGTACGTGTCCGAGCCGACCTCCTCGACCGACGTCACCGCGACTGTCGCGTCCATACGCCCCGTCGGTCCCTCGGACACAAACGTGTTCTCGTCTCGCTCCCGCCCCGCCGGCGGGCGGCTCGGATCGGACGAGCCGGTTCGACGCGCGTCGAAACCGACTGCGACGGTCGGTGTCTATCGGATCGGATCGGGTTGACGATCGGCCAATATTTGCGGGATCATTCGAAGTTCGAGGCCGATAAAGTGACAATATTCGCGAAAAACAGGACGTTCGTTGAATAACGCTCGGGTACCGCCATCCAGAAGCCTTTTGATGAGTCCGAGTGAACCATCGACATAGAATGGCTGCGGACTTCAACTGGGCCGTCGGCGGGGAGGCCGGCGACGGCATCGACTCGACGGGCAAGATCTTCGCGCAGGCGCTGTCCCGATCGGGTCGACACGTGTTCACGTCGAAGGACTTCGCCTCGCGGATCCGCGGCGGATACACCGCGTACAAGGTGCGAACCTCCGTCGACAAGGTACAGAGCGTCGTGGACAGACTCGACGTACTCATCGCGTTGACCCCGCGGACCATCGAGGAGAACCTCGAGGAGCTCCACGAGGGGTCCGTGATCATCTACGACGGCGAGCGCACGACGATGCAGAACGTCGAGATCCCCGAAGGGATGATCGGCATCGACGTCCCGCTCAAGCGGCTCGCCGAGGAGGCGGGCGGCGCGATCATGCGGAACGTCGTCGCGCTCGGCGCGGCGTGTGAGGTCGCCGAGTTCCCCATCGAGAACCTCGACTCCGCCCTCGAGAAGCGCTTCGGCGACAAGGGCCAGAAGCTCGTCGACAACAACAAGGAGGCCGCCCGCGCGGGGCGGTCGTACGTCGCCGAGGAGTACGACGCCGAGTTCGAGTACGACCTCGAGACCACCGACGAGGACTACGTCCTCCTCAACGGCGACGAGGCGATCGGCATGGGTGCCATCGCCGCCGGCTGCCGGTTCTACTCCGGCTACCCGATCACGCCCGCGACGGACGTGATGACGTACCTCACCGGCCGGCTGGAGCGGTACGGCGGCCACGTCGTCCAGGCGGAAGACGAGTTGTCGGCGATCAACATGGCGCTCGGGGCCGCTCGCGGCGGCGCGCGCGCGATGACGGCGACGTCGGGGCCGGGGATCGACCTGATGACGGAGACGTTCGGGCTCGTCGCCACCTCGGAGACGCCGCTCGTCATCTGTAACGTGATGCGCTCGGGCCCCTCCACGGGGATGCCGACGAAACAGGAGCAGGGCGACCTGAACCACATGCTGTACGGCGGCCACGGCGAGGTCCCCCGGTTCGTGCTCGCGCCCACCACCGTCGACGAGTGCTTCTGGAAGACGGTCGAGGCGTTCAACCTCGCCGAGAAGTACCAGCTCCCCGTCTACCTCACGGCGGACCTCTCGATGGCGGTCACGGAACAGACGTTCTCGCCGGACACCTTCGACATGGACGCGGTCGAGGTCGACCGCGGCTTCGTCGTCGACGACGCGTCGGTCGACGAGCACCTCTCGGAGAGCGGCGGGTTCAAGCCCCACGAGCTGACCGAGGACGGGATCTCCCCGCGCGCGTTCCCCGGCACCGTCGACGGCGCGCACATGTCGACGGGGCTCGAACACGACGAGCAGGGCCGGCGGACCGAGGACACGGAGATGCGCGTCGAGCAGGTCGACAAGCGCAACCGGAAGGTGGAGACGGCGACGGACCGGGAGGAGTGGAGCCCTCGCGAGTTCGGCGACGAGGACGCCGAGAACCTCGTGATCACGTGGGGCTCGAACGAGGGTGCGCTCGCGGAGGCGCTCGACCTGCTCGAGGAGGACGGGATCGGCATCCGCGTGCTCTCGGTCCCGTACGTCTTCCCGCGACCCGACCTCTCGGACGCCATCGAGGCGGCCGAAGAGACCATCGTCGTGGAGTGTAACGAGACCGGGCAGTTCGCGAACCTGATCGAGCGGGACGCGCTGGTTCGCGTCGACCGGATCAACAAGTACGACGGCGTGCGGTTCAAGGCGGACGAGCTCGCACGAGAGATCAAAGCGACCCTGGAGACGGGGACGGAGGCGACCCAATGAGTTCAGACGTTCGATTCACCGACTTCAAATCCGACAAGCAGCCGACGTGGTGTCCGGGATGTGGCGACTTCGGCACGATGAACGGCATGATGAAGGCCCTCGCGGAGACGGGGAACGACCCCGACAACACCTTCGTCGTCGCCGGCATCGGCTGTTCGGGCAAGATCGGCACGTACATGCACAGCTACGCGCTCCACGGCGTCCACGGCCGGGCGCTCCCGGTCGGGACCGGGGTCAAGATGGCGCGCCCCGACATCGAAGTGATGGTCGCCGGCGGCGACGGGGACGGCTACTCCATCGGCGCGGGCCACTTCGTCCACGCCGTCCGGCGGAACGTCGACATGACCTACGTCGTGATGGACAACCGCATCTACGGCCTGACCAAGGGCCAGGCGTCGCCGACCTCGCGTGAGGACTTCGAGACGGCGACGACCCCCGAGGGCCCCAAACAGCCCCCGGTGAACCCCCACGCGCTCGCGCTGGCGTCGGGCGCGACGTTCATCGCGCAGTCGTTCTCCTCGGACGCCCTGCGTCACCAGGAGATCATCCAAGAGGCCGTCGAGCACGACGGCTTCGGCTTCGTGAACGTCTACTCGCCCTGTGTGACGTTCAACGACGTCGACACCTACGACTACTTCCGCGACTCGCTCGTCGACCTCGCCGAGGAGGACCACGACCCGAGCGACTACGACGCGGCCAAGGACGTCATCCTCGACTCCGACAAGGAGTACCAGGGCGTCATCTACCGGGACGAGGAGTCGGTGCCGTACCACGAGCAGCACGGCGTCGACGAGGACATGTCCGACATCCCGGACGGCGCGCCGGAGAACGCGACCGACCTGGTCCGCGAGTTCTACTGAGCCGTCGGCGTCGCGTCGTCGCCGACGGCTTTCCCCGTCGTCGCCGGCGGGCCTCTCCGCCGATCGATCCTCCCGTTCGATCCCTCTCTCACGCCTGATTTCCGCCGACATCCCGACCTCTCGATTCCGTCAAAAACGGCCGACAGCGGCCCGTTTCCTCGAGACCTCGTCCCGTTTCGGCAAACCTAATTACACGGGTGGGCATGTACGCGGTATGTCCGACCGTTACGACGTCGCGATCGCGGGCGCCGGACCGGCGGGCGCACAGTGCGCCCGCGATCTGGCCGCCCGGGGCTACGACGTCGTCGTTCTCGAGACGGAAGCCGAAGCCGAGTTCCCGCGGCAGAGCAACAAGTCGACCGCGGGCACGTTCCCCTCCATGATGTCCGCGTTCGGGATCCCGGACGACGTCGTGATGTCGTACACCGACGACGTGGTGTTGGAGTCGCCGAACGACCACTACGAGTCCTACCAGCCGGGCGCGGTGTTGGAGTTCGCCGACTTCAAGCGCTACCTCGTCGCCGACGGCCGCGAGAAGGGCGCGGAGTACCGCTTCGACTCGCGGGTCTCCCGGCCGATCCTCGACGACGACGGCGTCATCGAGGGCGTCAGGTACGCCGGCGACGAGGAGGTGTACGCCGACATCGTCGTCGACGCCACCGGCCCGGCCGCGCCGATCGCCAGCGCGCTCGACGTGGTCGACCTCGAGCGCGAGAACCAGGCGATCGGCATCGAGTACGAGATGGAGAACGTCGACCTCGATCACCCGGAGTTCGCCGACCTCCGACGGGCGATGATGCTCCGGCTCGACCACGACATCGCCCCCGGCGGCTACTCGTGGATCTTCGCCACCGGCGAGGAGAGCGCCAAGGTCGGGCTCTGTTACATACAAAACGAGCGCCACCGCGAGGCCGGCGAGGAGGGGAAGACGATCGACGGCTACCTCGAGGGGTGGCTCGAGTCCGACCCCCGGTTCGCCGACGCCGAGCGCTTGGAGGGGAAGGTCCACCGCGGGTCGGCACACATCCAGCGGCCCGGCCGGATGCACACGGACGGCTTCCTCGCCATCGGCGACACCGTCCCCACCATCGACCCGCTGTGGGGCGAGGGGATCCACAAGGGCATGAAGTCCGCGCGCGCCGCGGCGATGTCGATAGACCGGTGTTTCACCGACGCCGACCGCCCGACCGACGCCGAGAGCCTCGCGATCTACGAGACGCTCTGGCACCGCGACGTCGCTCCGCGGATGAACTCGCGGCTGGTGCTCACGGAACTTCTGTACCTCGCGCCCAACGAGCGGTACGACCGGCTGATGCGCGACCTCCGGCGGACGGACGAGGACACGCTCGCGGCGGTCAACCGCGGGGACAAACGCGCGATGCGGAAGCTGATCCACCTCGACGACCTCCCGCTTCTGACGCGATACCTCCGCCGGCGGTTCGGCTCGTCGTGAACGGCGGACTGGACCCCGACGTACACCGATTCGACGACCGAGGACGACTCCCGACTCAGCGCTCCTCGAGCGGCACGAAATCGGCGGTCTCGGGGCCGGTGTAGCGCGCCCGCGGACGGATGAGCCGGTTGTCCTCGCGGTACTCGTGGACGTGCGCGACCCAGCCCCCGACGCGGCTCATCGCGAAGATGGGGGTGTAGAGGTCCACCGGGATCCCCATGGCGTCGTAGACGGAGCCGGAGTAGAAGTCGACGTTCGGGGCGATCCCCTTCTCGACGAGGCCCTCCTCCTCGAGGTACGACTCGATGGCCGTGGTGTACTCGAGCCACTTCCGGTCGCCCGAGGACTCGGCGAGGTCGCGCAGCTTCTCCTCGAGGATGTTCGCGCGCGGGTCCTTCACCTTGTACACGCGGTGGCCGAAGCCGGGGATCCGCCGGCCCTCCTCGCGCGCGTCGGCCGCCCACTCGACGGGGTCCTTCCCGGAGTCGTCGACCTCCCGGAGCATCTCCATGACGTCCTGGTTCGCGCCGCCGTGAAGCGACCCGGAGAGCGCGCCGATCCCGCCGGTGACGCTGGAGTAGACGTCGGCCATCGTCGAGCCGATGACGATCGCCGTGAACGTCGAGGCGTTGAGCCCGTGGTCGGCGTGGAGCGTCAACGCCATGTCGAAGGTCTCCTCGCTCACGTCGTCGGGCTCGGTCCCGGTGAGCATGTACAGGAAGTTCCCCGCGTGAGAGAGCTCCGGGTCGGGGTCGACGGCCTCCTCGCCCTGGCGGGCGCGCTCGAAGGCCGCCAGGATCGTGGGTATCTTCGCCGTGATCGCCGCGCCCTCGGCGAGGACGTCGCCGTCGCCGCCCTCGCCGTCGTACGCCGACAGCATCGAGACCGCGGT is part of the Halorubrum aethiopicum genome and encodes:
- a CDS encoding lipopolysaccharide biosynthesis protein: MGTESTPETTEEIPDDERDALVTIAGGAVVTSGAFSAQRGLMTATEFVLARGLGPATYGVYALAWRIAQVLARIVPVGSVPALQRFVPGEEDPGRRSRVVGLAYATTAAAGAALALAVWIAAPRVNDLTVADPAFPPTMRLFGVLVGLMGLVTVTGAVFRAIGSARGEVLFNKLCRPAVRLVGAAVALALGSSVVGVAGAIVAATALLVAVGVPVSVRATGITPTLRGARREARRFYDHAAPVAMSSLGKVFQNRIDVLLVGALLTAVAAGVYNVVLVFVSIAWIPLLSFNQLLPPVASELYADDRTGTLNAVYASVTRLIVTTVLPVIATLGVFGEPLLALFGETYLRGHLPLVVYLGGVFVGSAVGATGWLLMMTDHQYARMALDWLLAALNVGLTYAFVLRYGLVGAALGTSVAIAVQNGAQVLLLRRFEGLWPFDRTFLAPLSAGAVMVGVMLTIRVAVTGIAGVAVGVPVGVAAYLLVLRAVGVDPRDRLVVRELAGRYRTSVRAAIDER
- a CDS encoding digeranylgeranylglycerophospholipid reductase, with the translated sequence MSDRYDVAIAGAGPAGAQCARDLAARGYDVVVLETEAEAEFPRQSNKSTAGTFPSMMSAFGIPDDVVMSYTDDVVLESPNDHYESYQPGAVLEFADFKRYLVADGREKGAEYRFDSRVSRPILDDDGVIEGVRYAGDEEVYADIVVDATGPAAPIASALDVVDLERENQAIGIEYEMENVDLDHPEFADLRRAMMLRLDHDIAPGGYSWIFATGEESAKVGLCYIQNERHREAGEEGKTIDGYLEGWLESDPRFADAERLEGKVHRGSAHIQRPGRMHTDGFLAIGDTVPTIDPLWGEGIHKGMKSARAAAMSIDRCFTDADRPTDAESLAIYETLWHRDVAPRMNSRLVLTELLYLAPNERYDRLMRDLRRTDEDTLAAVNRGDKRAMRKLIHLDDLPLLTRYLRRRFGSS
- a CDS encoding FAD-dependent oxidoreductase, with the translated sequence MDATVAVTSVEEVGSDTYAIRFDTPGGFSAEPGQFVKLGTEIDGESVARFYTLSSPTTEETFEVTVGIDLEEGGEFSRFLADIEPGVEMSLTGPFGDQHYDGEGRVVVLAGGPGVGPAVAIARRALDDGGKAAVVYRDDDPAHEARLDDLRERGASIAVIGGDDDLTGPVADALTGAADEGVFVYGFAEFVDDALAAIEAGGGDPDGAKVENFG
- a CDS encoding 2-oxoacid:acceptor oxidoreductase subunit alpha; this translates as MAADFNWAVGGEAGDGIDSTGKIFAQALSRSGRHVFTSKDFASRIRGGYTAYKVRTSVDKVQSVVDRLDVLIALTPRTIEENLEELHEGSVIIYDGERTTMQNVEIPEGMIGIDVPLKRLAEEAGGAIMRNVVALGAACEVAEFPIENLDSALEKRFGDKGQKLVDNNKEAARAGRSYVAEEYDAEFEYDLETTDEDYVLLNGDEAIGMGAIAAGCRFYSGYPITPATDVMTYLTGRLERYGGHVVQAEDELSAINMALGAARGGARAMTATSGPGIDLMTETFGLVATSETPLVICNVMRSGPSTGMPTKQEQGDLNHMLYGGHGEVPRFVLAPTTVDECFWKTVEAFNLAEKYQLPVYLTADLSMAVTEQTFSPDTFDMDAVEVDRGFVVDDASVDEHLSESGGFKPHELTEDGISPRAFPGTVDGAHMSTGLEHDEQGRRTEDTEMRVEQVDKRNRKVETATDREEWSPREFGDEDAENLVITWGSNEGALAEALDLLEEDGIGIRVLSVPYVFPRPDLSDAIEAAEETIVVECNETGQFANLIERDALVRVDRINKYDGVRFKADELAREIKATLETGTEATQ
- the citZ gene encoding citrate synthase, coding for MSNELKRGLEGVLVAESELSHVDGEVGKLVYRGYDIEELARGASYEEVLHLLWHGSLPTPAELEEFGDDLAAERAVDDEVLSTVRTLADAGDRPMAALRTAVSMLSAYDGEGGDGDVLAEGAAITAKIPTILAAFERARQGEEAVDPDPELSHAGNFLYMLTGTEPDDVSEETFDMALTLHADHGLNASTFTAIVIGSTMADVYSSVTGGIGALSGSLHGGANQDVMEMLREVDDSGKDPVEWAADAREEGRRIPGFGHRVYKVKDPRANILEEKLRDLAESSGDRKWLEYTTAIESYLEEEGLVEKGIAPNVDFYSGSVYDAMGIPVDLYTPIFAMSRVGGWVAHVHEYREDNRLIRPRARYTGPETADFVPLEER
- a CDS encoding 2-oxoacid:ferredoxin oxidoreductase subunit beta, with protein sequence MSSDVRFTDFKSDKQPTWCPGCGDFGTMNGMMKALAETGNDPDNTFVVAGIGCSGKIGTYMHSYALHGVHGRALPVGTGVKMARPDIEVMVAGGDGDGYSIGAGHFVHAVRRNVDMTYVVMDNRIYGLTKGQASPTSREDFETATTPEGPKQPPVNPHALALASGATFIAQSFSSDALRHQEIIQEAVEHDGFGFVNVYSPCVTFNDVDTYDYFRDSLVDLAEEDHDPSDYDAAKDVILDSDKEYQGVIYRDEESVPYHEQHGVDEDMSDIPDGAPENATDLVREFY